A stretch of Equus przewalskii isolate Varuska chromosome 11, EquPr2, whole genome shotgun sequence DNA encodes these proteins:
- the LOC103543870 gene encoding olfactory receptor-like protein OLF2, whose translation MDGKNCSSLNEFLLLGISNNPGMKVTLFATFLIVYLTILVANLGMIILIRMDSQLHTPMYFFLSHLSFSDLCYSTAVGPRILVGFIAKNKSISFYGCALQWFIFCTFVDSECLLLVVMAFDRYKAISNPLLYTVNMSSRVCSLLTLRVYMTGIMDALINTILTFLLCFCGSNEINHFFCDIPPLLLLSCSDTQDNELVIFTIFSLIELITLSGLFVSYCYIILAVIKIHSAEGRFKAFSTCTSHISVVAIFQGALLFMYFRPSSSYSLDQDKMTSLFYTLVSPMLNPLIYSVRNKDVKEALKKLKNEKWSH comes from the coding sequence atggatGGGAAAAATTGCTCTTCCTTGAATGAATTCCTTCTCCTGGGAATTAGCAATAACCCTGGGATGAAAGTGACCCTATTTGCCACGTTTCTAATAGTTTATCTCACTATTCTTGTTGCGAACCTTGGGATGATCATTTTAATTAGAATGGATTCCCAGCTGCATACACcaatgtatttcttcctcagCCACCTCTCCTTCAGTGACCTCTGCTATTCCACAGCAGTTGGACCCAGGATCCTAGTAGGCTTCATTGCCAAGAACAAGTCAATTTCCTTCTATGGTTGTGCTCTGCAATGGTTCATCTTTTGTACTTTTGTAGATTCTGAGTGTCTACTGCTGGTGGTGATGGCCTTTGATCGGTACAAGGCCATTAGCAACCCCTTGCTCTATACAGTCAACATGTCCAGCAGAGTTTGCTCCCTGCTCACGCTTCGGGTTTACATGACGGGAATTATGGATGCTTTGATAAATACAATATTAACGTTCCTCTTATGTTTCTGTGGGTCAAATGAGATTAACCATTTCTTCTGTGATATCCCTCCTCTACTTTTGCTGTCTTGCTCAGATACACAGGACAATGAGTTAGTGATATTTACCATTTTTAGCTTGATTGAACTCATTACTCTTTCAGGACTTTTTGTGTCTTATTGTTATATCATCCTAGCGGTGATAAAGATCCACTCTGCTGAGGGGAGGTTCAAAGCTTTCTCCACCTGCACCTCTCACATATCTGTTGTTGCAATTTTCCAGGGAGCTCTACTATTCATGTATTTCAGGCCCAGTTCTTCTTACTCCCTAGATCAAGACAAAATGACCTCATTGTTTTACACTCTTGTGAGTCCCATGTTAAACCCCCTGATTTATAGCGTACGgaacaaagatgtgaaagaagctctgaaaaaacttaaaaatgaaaagtggtCCCATTGA